Proteins from a single region of Bactrocera neohumeralis isolate Rockhampton unplaced genomic scaffold, APGP_CSIRO_Bneo_wtdbg2-racon-allhic-juicebox.fasta_v2 cluster10, whole genome shotgun sequence:
- the LOC126765205 gene encoding nuclear pore complex protein Nup107: MSNSVLTTSKRSLVQIKPQTAKELYTHQSASPNELSISLLPNELSRVLDQPERQRSLNYSDTFFGNYNDTTCDVFNISDRSTLEENTKLFLLKEKTDSLFPQFQEVLQGRTNDSEVFDTIQNLIQTCAGVADELQKTFRENATMSKCQINNYKWLDQEINTWRLLFALYKDRIMVQAEDVGMDCNMPPLGGSEKEVIAQLYACNSTLREYQLMVDWLEACYNRKDSQPQVGHVTNRAVGWENTLFQLQNRRDVAFGTGVDIVKALDPDAPHRERRPLHALDEEDNLRLSRCIFAEIRQGRIDEAMTLCKYSGQTWRAAILEGWRLHEDPNYETQFNTREKQPIEGNPRRDIWKKCAWLMADCKKFDEYTRAIAGAFCGHLDSLKALLNVSWEDVLWAYLKVQIDIRVESEIRACCIKAYLPLPDTYWNSKMSLEQIFEELSVHKDAAVRDYNCSKVGIIQKYLILDNIGELLQIMRRWVEESNKSNDPRDSLSPHILRFITHIVLFMRQIGRVDKEETADFIVAAYVDCLIKMGDAQLVAFYTAALPGKFQMFLYSKFLEGITDTASRSAALTEAINAGLDVENITRYTVDNIRQRVPDIIEKAAMSDAKLKIGEISSFDQRKISALEWLTFLPTQRGELLWQANAMIRTFLGENKSECVRAVYEIVPTDSLSQIINIYGSNENFPCREQCSIKEYLSYKIYLTAIESFGEWSRLLHNRPKEPNVITAGANFTERVASEHKGQVYHADLKRWEANLEEQTKLTRDALFNILLFPEKGWLIDPDTSKDPVNINGLDWQNRQIQLEKLRSICIPEMVLLLHKVLHVSGDYQGCVKLSDEIASETRQLYKVYTKHKLAELLSKLSESSLQLLNKKLDPWGYVSTL, from the exons atgtcaaataGTGTATTAACTACTTCGAAGCGCAGCCTCGTTCAAATAAAACCTCAAACAGCTAAAGAATTATACACCCACCAAAGTGCAAGCCCTAATGAACTCTCAATCTCTTTACTACCAAACGAATTGTCCCGCGTTTTAGATCAACCGGAACGCCAACGGTCATTGAATTATTCTGACACATTTTTTGGGAACTACAACGATACTACTTGTGATGTTTTCAACATTAGTGACAGGTCCACTTTAGAGGAAAATACAAAGTTATTCTTACTTAAGGAAAAAACAGATTCATTATTTCCTCAATTCCAAGAAGTTTTGCAAGGACGCACAAATGACTCTGAAGTTTTTGatacaatacaaaatttgatacagacATGTGCTGGTGTAGCTGATGAATTGCAGAAAACCTTTCGAGAGAATGCAACTATGTCCAAATGTCAAATTAACAATTACAAATGGTTGGACCAAGAAATTAATACATGGAGATTGTTATTTGCTTTATACAAGGATAGAATCATGGTCCAAGCCGAAGATGTTGGTATGGATTGTAATATGCCACCTTTAGGAGGTTCGGAGAAAGAAGTAATTGCCCAActctatgcat GTAACTCTACATTACGAGAGTACCAACTGATGGTCGATTGGCTTGAAGCATGCTACAATCGAAAGGACTCACAACCTCAAGTTGGTCATGTTACAAATCGTGCAGTAGGTTGGGAAAATACTCTTTTTCAACTACAAAACCGACGTGATGTAGCTTTTGGCACTGGGGTAGATATTGTCAAAGCGTTGGATCCGGATGCTCCACATCGTGAACGTCGTCCACTTCATGCGTTGGACGAGGAAGATAATTTACGTCTATCACGGTGTATTTTTGCAGAAATTCGTCAAGGAAGAATTGATGAAGCAATGACTCTTTGTAAATACAGTGGACAAACATGGCGTGCTGCTATACTAGAGGGTTGGCGTCTACATGAAGATCCCAATTACGAAACACAATTTAATACTAGGGAAAAGCAGCCAATTGAAGGGAATCCGCGTCGTGATATTTGGAAGAAATGCGCTTGGCTAATGGCTGACTGCAAAAAATTTGACGAATATACCCGCGCAATAGCTGGAGCTTTTTGTGGTCATCTTGATTCTTTAAAGGCATTATTAAATGTTTCATGGGAAGATGTACTTTGGGCTTATCTCAAAGTGCAAATTGATATACGTGTGGAAAGTGAAATACGGGCTTGCTGCATTAAAGCTTATCTTCCCCTACCAGATACTTATTGGAATTCGAAAATGTCATTGGAACAGATATTCGAAGAACTATCGGTTCACAAAGACGCTGCCGTTCGCGACTACAACTGCAGTAAAGTCGGTATAATACAAAAGTATTTGATATTGGACAATATAGGAGAATTGCTACAAATAATGCGGCGTTGGGTTGAGGAGTCTAATAAATCCAACGATCCACGAGATAGTTTATCCCCTCATATTCTACGGTTCATTACGCACATTGTACTTTTTATGCGACAAATTGGACGTGTTGATAAGGAAGAAACAGCCGACTTTATAGTAGCGGCTTATGTtgattgtttaataaaaatgggAGATGCCCAACTAGTTGCTTTTTACACTGCTGCACTACCAGGAAAATTccaaatgtttttatattccAAATTCTTAGAAGGAATTACCGATACTGCGAGTCGTTCAGCAGCACTCACCGAGGCTATTAATGCTGGGCTTGATGTAGAGAATATCACTCGCTATACAGTTGATAATATTCGTCAACGTGTACCAGATATTATCGAGAAAGCTGCCATGTCTGAcgcaaaactaaaaattggtGAGATTTCTTCTTTCGATCAGCGAAAAATTAGTGCGTTGGAATGGTTAACTTTTTTACCAACACAACGTGGCGAGCTGTTGTGGCAAGCAAACGCAATGATACGTACTTTTCTTGGCGAGAACAAATCGGAATGTGTACGCGCAGTTTATGAAATTGTCCCTACCGATTCTCTTTcgcaaattattaatatatatggtTCCAATGAGAATTTCCCTTGCCGCGAACAGTGTAGCATCAAGGAATATCttagttataaaatttacttaacCGCTATCGAAAGTTTTGGGGAATGGTCACGTCTATTACATAATCGACCAAAGGAACCAAATGTTATCACAGCTGGCGCAAATTTTACTGAACGAGTTGCATCAGAGCATAAAGGGCAAGTTTATCATGCAGATTTAAAACGTTGGGAAGCAAATCTTGAAGAACAAACTAaat TAACACGAGATGCATTATTCAATATATTACTTTTCCCGGAAAAGGGGTGGTTAATTGATCCAGATACGTCAAAAGATCCTGTAAATATCAATGGATTAGATTGGCAGAATCGCCAAATACAATTAGAAAAATTACGTAGCATCTGCATACCCGAGATGGTACTTCTATTGCATAAAGTTTTACACGTCTCGGGCGATTACCAAGGATGTGTTAAGCTGTCAGACGAAATCGCTTCAGAAACTCGACAGCTGTATAAAGTTTATACAAAGCACAAGCTGGCTGAACTGCTCTCCAAGTTATCCGAATCCTCATTGCAGTTATTAAACAAAAAGCTTGACCCATGGGGTTATGTCTCTACactttaa